DNA sequence from the Malus domestica chromosome 06, GDT2T_hap1 genome:
AAGGACATTGAGCCTCAACTTCATAAACATGAAATTTCATCTTCAACCCcagaaacacaaactaaatgagTACCAATTAAGTTACTTAAACAATCATTATAAACataaaagaagagaaatatcaagaaaaaatttcaatgtaaCCCAATAGAATTACCGAGAAACTTTGCTAAGCATTAAGTTATTTTCCAAAGCCTAACGTTCAACCTAGCTCTTCAGTCTGCAGAAAAGAAATCCACCCAAATTGTCAATTTGAACCTTCAAAAATTTCAGCAATGATTTCGTCGAATCGGTTTTTGGACGAAGCAAGATACCAAGGCCTCTGAATACttcaaattataaataaataaaataaaaagaagctgCCAAAACTAAGGAAGAAAGCAACACCAATACTGGCGCCTTTGATTTGATCCTCTGATAATCTATGAGATGAATAAGACAAAAGTCATGAACTGCTTCACTTCGACAAAACTATGGAAGAAAGCAACACCAATACCATCTTTGGCTGCTATAAAATCTAAAGAAAACTCTAGAACTGCTTCAAGAATTGGAACAAATTGACCAAATTCATAGGCCAACAAAGATATAAGggcaccaaatgggtagaaaaATCATCAAACTCACGAACTGACAAAACGAAAAAAAATAGATTGCAAAAACCTGATTAATCTCCCTACATATGTGAACAATAATAAACAATATAGGATTATGTTTTGCTTACCTAATGGTGATTTTTCTGTAGATATTAGGGAAACTTTTGGCAACAATGTCATCCAAGCTTTGCAGACACCATCGGCAAATTAATAAGAGATTTCATTGTTTTCTTATAACCTTTCAGCAACCTTTATTTCAACTAGaaaacatgaattaaaactatATTGGAACAATGTAATGAATTACTGAAATAACATTCCTTTATCAAGCCTTCAATTCAACCAAGTGTAGTGactaacaaaatataaaaccaaaCTCAATAAAAACTATCACAATACTAACTATCATGCATAATTAAACTACATATTATCATTAGTCCCACTAGTTTAACAAATTTTGGGTTGCAGTCACTCCCACATTGACTGCATGCTTATGAAAAACTGCATTAGGTAATACCTTAGTAAGTGGATCAGCAAGCATTGCATGAGTGTCAATGTATTCAACCTTGATTTCTCTAGACTTCACTTTCTTCCTTGTCAACGCATATTTGGTGTTCAAGTGCCTAGTTCCAGAAGAGCTTTTATTATTCTTAGAATAAAAGACAACAGCTTTATTATCACACCAAATTTGAACAAGTTTTGCTATTGAATCCATAATCTCGAGGCTGCTGATAAAATTTCTCAGCCATATAGCTTGTGATGTAGCTTCATAACAAGCTACAAACTCAGCTTGCATGGTAGAAGTGGCAACAATATCTTGTTTCACACTCTTCCATGACACTGCCCCATTTGCCAACGTGAATATATATCCTAAAGTTGACTTAAGTGAATCAAGGCAGTCTATAAAATCTGATTCACTATAGCCTACTAGTTCGAGTCTTGAACCCTTTTTGTATATTAGCTAATACTTTTTTGTTATCTGCAGGTATCTTAAAACTTTCTTGGAAGCTGTACAATGTGCATTACCATGATTAGACTGAAACCTTCTCAGTATGCTAATGGCATATGCAATAATAGGTTTGCTACATACCTGTGCATACATAAGACTCCCAACTAGAGAAGCATTAGGCTTGCCAGCcatttcttttctctcaaaATCAATCTTGGGGCACTAATCTTTACTAAACTTCTCTCATTTTGTCATTGGAACATCATAGCCATTCGAGTCTTCCATATTGAATCTTTTAAGTACTTTTTCAATATATGGTTTATGTGACAAACCAAGTAGTCCCTTGTGATCTGAATCCCAAGAACAAAAGTTGCCTCTCCcatatctttcatctcaaagtGTTTTGACAGAAATCTCTTGGTGTCAGTCAGCAATGATGCATTATTACATGCTAGTTgtatgtcatctacataaagaatgagaaaaataaaacagtTTCCATTCATTTTCATGTAAACACATTCATCACTAGGGCTTTCTTTGAAACCATGTGATGAAACAACCTCATCAAACTTCAAATATTATTGTCTCGAGGCCTGTTTTAATCCATAAATGGACTTGTTAAGTTTACAGACCAAACTCTATCTCTCTTCTTGATTGAAACCCTCTGGTTGCTTCATATAGAtcttttttttaagatttcCATCAAGAATGCAGTCTTAAGATCCATTTGATGCATAAATAAGTCGAAGTGAGCCACTAGTGCCATGATCACTCTAAAAGAGTCTTTTGTAGAGATTGGAgagaatatttaattatattcaaCTCTTTCTTATTCAGTATAACCTTTTGCTACAAGTCTAGCTTTGTATCTTTCAATATCACCCTTTGAGTCTCTCTTGGTCATGTAAACCACTTACAGCCTATTGGTTTACATCCTTGTGGAAGCTTAACTAACTCCTACACTTTGTTTTTATTCATGTAATCCAATTCTGATTGCATAGCTTCTTGCCAATGTGTATTATTTGGACTTTCAATTACTATCTTAAAGTTTAATGGATCTTCTTCTTGACTATTAAACTCAACTTCTTGCAAATACACAAGGAAGTCATTTGAGGTTGCAGGCTTTCTTGCATGAGTGGATCTTCTGGTTTCTACTTGCATAGGTTCAATGTGCATTCCTTAGATATCTCGTGTGTTGTTCAGTTGCACAAGTTATTCTGCAACTATTTCTTCTTATTGAGCAACCTGTATTGGTTCTTCAATTTGTTCATTTGCATTATGCACTGGAGTTGGCACAACAACTTCGTCTGTCATAGCATCACCTAGGTTTTCATCTTGCAGTGTTGTGGTCTCTTCATTCCAGTCAAGATTCTCTTCCCATTGATCATCATTAACTTCTTCAATAAACTTGGCTTTCCTAGTTTCAATGAACCTTGAGGTGTGATTGGGGCAATAAAACCTGTAACCCTTTGTTCTTTTTGGATACCCTACAAAGAAGCATGAGATTATTCTAAGGTTTAGCTTATTCTCCATTGGATTGTATGCTTTGCTTTTGTTGTGCATCCCCAAATTCTCAAGTGATTTAGCACTAATTTTCTATTGGTCCACAATTCAAAGGGTGTCTTGGGAACAGGCTTGCTAAGGACCCTAGTCAACGAGTAATTGGCAGTTTTGATTGCTTTTCCCCAAAGAAAAGTAGGTAGCTTCGAACTACTCATCATACTTTTCACTATTTCAATCAAGGTTCTATTTCTTCTTTCACTAACCGCATTTTGCTCAGGGGTCCGAGGATTGGTATATTGAGCAACAATTCCATGCTCTTGCAAAAACAATGCAAGGAGACTAGGTTGTCTACCAAACTCACTAAATTCTCCATAGCACACTCCTATTAGACCTTACTACCTTGATTTTGCAGTCCAATTGATTCTTTACTTCtgttttataaattttgaaagcAACAAAGGCACTAGATTTCTCAATCAACAAAGTATACATACCCAAACCTAGAAAAGTTATCTATAAATGTGATGAAATACTTGTAGCCATCATGTGTTTGAGTTGGGAAAGGACCACAAATGTCTGTGTGGATTAGTTCCAGCAACTTTGTACTTCTAATTAaacctttctttttcttgtttattaatTTTCCCTTAATGCAGTTGGTACAAATTTCGAAATCACTATAATTTAGTGATATCAGGATTTGTTCTCTAGTCAATCTTTgcattctctctctagaaatatGTCCTAATCTCTTGTGCCATAACTTGGACGAGGTGTTGTTTGTCAGTGTTTGTTTGTACCTTACTGTGTTAACCACACTTATTGGTATATTGCAGTTAAGCTTGAACATATCACCAATCAACATTCCATCACCAATTAGCTCAGAACTTCGAAATATTGAAAAACCAATCTCATTAATATCATCCTTGTTTGCCACCCTCTTACTAATGTACCCCTGCTTATTAAGCCACCCGGTATCATAAGATATCTCAACCAAATTTgattcaaaacaaactgaaatttTATGCACCATACCTTTGTTTTTCTTCCATTGTTTATACCTAGCGCATTCCTTCTTCTAATGTCCCACCTTTTTGCAGAAGAAACATTTTATTCCAACACCCCTATGCACTCTCAGATGGTTATTGCCCCTTTTGATTCTTCCTGCACcccttttattgtttttatatGGAGAATTGTCTCTCATTGGGAGAATTTGCAGGGTTAGCATTTTGCACTGCATTGACTTgtttcttccctttttcttgTCGAATATTTTCCTCTTTATGCACACAGATGGCAATTAGCTCATTCAAGTCCCATTTTTCCTTTTAAGCCATGTAAGTACTCTTCAGTTGAGAGTACTCAAGGGATAAGGAATTTAGGGTGAGATAAACTAGAAAAAGGATCATCTATCTTAGTGTGAAGTGCATTAAGTTTTGCAGTTGCATCAACCATTGAAAGAATGTGCTCTTTCACATCACCACCAAGGTACTTAGTGGTTATAAGGGTATTCATGAGTGTTCCAGTTTCAGCTTTCTCGGATTCCTTGAACTTGGCTTCTATGGAGTCAAGATATGCCTTAGCATTATCTAATTCAGTGATTGCCCCTTGAACCAGGTCAAAGATTGACCTTTTGATTATCAGTAGCACCATTTTGTTAGCCTTAACCCATTTTTCATATTCATTCTTCTTGTCTGTAGTTGCATCATTTGCAGGCTTGGCTGACTCATTCTCTCTTAAAGCTAAATCAAAATCCATGAGCCCTAGAGTTATTTGAATATCTTGCCTCCACTTTTTATAGTTGGTTCCATTGAGTGGTTGAATTGAATTCAGGAGCTAATTATTGAAAGATTTTGCAAACGAAAATAAGCATTCAAGACTATTTTTTGTATAACTAAAACAACTCAACCTTTGTTTGGTTTTTCAAGTTTAATCAGTATCAGTGCAAAATATATAAGTTGCATAAGTAATGGTACAACATGAAAGCCATACACCTTTGTTTGGCAATTAACTTTCACAACTCATGCATCTTATATGTTCCCACTGAGCTATCAGTATTTGAACCAATATCGATTAGTCACACCTTTATTTAGGGATATAACCCTTATTGTTATGGCTACTGATAGAAGCTGATCAATCAGACCTTGAATTTTTTAGCAGTTATTGAATTACTGAAACAATTTTGTTGTGTTTCATTCACCcaattacatataaaaaaacatTGATCATGTTATAACTTTCAGCATGCTATGGACCTTAAAACTTTCGATCATTGACATGCTCAACAATCAAGACTTTGAAGCAAACAATTTTTGAGTTTAGTTATGCCTAAAATTAGTTCTTACACTAGTTATGCATGGTAGATAGTTTTAGGGTTTCTATGAATATatgtgttgatgcataaaatcagtgaggactttggtacaacagaaagtgttaagtttgtgaccttcgctagattgctccagtcactagtgtggataagtatgtaaatagatagggacagggaagcaaacacaagatgtacgtggttcacccagattggctacgtccacatagtagaggagttctcattaattgtgaagggtttacacaagtatataggttcaagctctcgtttagtgagtactagtgaatgatttagtacaaatgacattaggaaatattatgagagaatgatctctatttatagaagagagtttctagtttcattctgacattgacacatgtcgtgttgtgattggcttctgatgttgacacgtgtcgggctatgattggcttcaaatgtcgacacgtgtcgcgctatgattggcctcttggttatagggaaactcttatgggttcttgacagtataacgttgactggtactcagtagtttcgggattggtcaagtatggtacaaacagtgctcctctaagttcccgagtaagggaagcttctcagttggggacttgcaagatctaagccattaagtaatcacgaaacttctaagtaccaaagtgtggtatcattttcactttccttatctatctcatatgtagatgtggcatctttaacagatgaagatgcacaaggtaatgtatcaatttcacttgaagcttacttgtagtttcaggcttggtcaagtgtgatacaaaaccctatagtaggagtcccccaagtcgctgagcaaggagatttgccgaaagaggtaacagacaaggtaagcaatcagacttccaagcaagcaacctggattggaggttcgacttcgcttccggttgattgttctccttctccttgtgtcgtacacagtaacaaggataaggagaagcaaatggagaagagatgatataagatacttttacttttgaagaagtaacttttcaCAGGCTTAtccttgaactaggctggagggttttctggtttcctctagagtataaggccgactcaagaatttgagggtcaaaacaagtccatcaaatctggagtacgttcgaccctgatgatatgggatacttttactgttgacaaagtagtagatgtatcggcacgtgttctgttacgcttgtctccacatgcttccttgtatccttctcacttgccctatctgttcctaaggcagatgtggtatcttctctggaagcataagatgttgaagatgagtactcgagagcaatgccaggtaagtaatcaagcaatgggttcca
Encoded proteins:
- the LOC139196869 gene encoding uncharacterized protein, with product MDFDLALRENESAKPANDATTDKKNEYEKWVKANKMVLLIIKRSIFDLVQGAITELDNAKAYLDSIEAKFKESEKAETGTLMNTLITTKYLGGDVKEHILSMGYISKRVANKDDINEIGFSIFRSSELIGDGMLIGYPKRTKGYRFYCPNHTSRFIETRKAKFIEEVNDDQWEENLDWNEETTTLQDENLGDAMTDEVVVPTPVHNANEQIEEPIQVAQ